A segment of the Deinococcus sp. HSC-46F16 genome:
CTCGTCGAACACGCGGGCGACGTTCAGCGCCTCCTGCCCGGTCATCGCATCCACGACGAGCAGCGTCTCGGTGGGCCGGAGTTCGGTCTGAAGGTTCGCAAGCTGGTCCATCAGCGCCTCGTCGATTTGGAGGCGTCCCGCCGTGTCCACGATCACGAGGTCACGGAAGTCGGTCTTCAGGTACTCGTCAAGGCGGCGCTTGGTTTCCTGGGGCGTCTCGCCGTCGGCGACTTTTAGCACCGGCACGCCCACCTGATTGGCGAGCACTTCAAGCTGGTCGCGGGCAGCGGGGCGCTGGGTGTCGGCGGCGACGAGCAGGACGCGGCGGCCCTTGCCCTTGTAGAAGGCGGCGAGCTTGCCCGTGCTGGTGGTCTTCCCAGCCCCCTGGAGGCCGACCATGAACCAGACGTTGCCCTCGTTTTTCAGGGTGGGCTGGTGGGTTTCGCCGCCGAGGGTCTGAATCAGTTCGTCGTGTACGAGCTTGACGACCGTCTGCCCGCCGGTCAGCGACCCCTGCACCTCCTGCCCCACCGCCTTCTCGGTGACGCGGGCCACGAAGTCCTTGGCGACGGTGAAGTTCACGTCGGCTTCCAGCAGGGCCATGCGAATCTCGCGCATGGCCTCCTTGACCTGTTTCTCGGTCAGCTTGCTCTCGCGGCCCACCCGGTCGAGGATGTCCTGCAACTTGTTCCCGAGCGCCTCAAACATGCGGCGAGGCTAGCATGCGGGCGTGAACGACTCCGTAGACCGCGCCGCCATCGGCAAACTGGTCCGCGACCGGATTCCCGAACGCTTCCCGGCGAGCCGCTATCGCGTGCTGGACGAGGCCGAGTTCGGGGCCGCGCTGCGGGCCAAGCTGACCGAGGAGGTCGGGGAATATCTGGCGGACGGCACCCCGGAGGAGTTGGCGGACGTGTTGGAGGTGCTCCACGCGCTGGCGGCCCGACACGGGCTGACGCCGGGGGATTTGGAGCGGTTGCGTGTGCAGAAAGCGGCGGAACGTGGAGCCTTCGTGGGGCGGGTATGGCTGGAGCTGCCGGGCAGCGAACCTAACGCCCGTTAGCCTGCCCGCGCTATCCTTCCCGTATGACCAAAGCTGTGATCGTCTCGGCGTCGCGCACGCCGACGGGCAAATTTCTGGGGGCCTTGCAGGACGTGACCGCCGTGGAGCTGGGGGCCATCACCCTGCGCGAAACCCTGCGCCGCAGCGGCATTCCCGCCGAATTGGTAGAGGAAGTCATCATGGGGCAGGTCGTGCAGGCGGGCAGCGGGCAGAACCCGGCGCGGCAGGCGGGCCTCAAGGCGGGCCTCTCGCACGAGGTCGGCGCCCTGACGGTGAACAAGGTCTGCGGCTCGGGCCTCAAGGCCGTGATTCTGGCGGCGCAGGCGATTCGCGCGGGCGACCAGACGGTCATGCTGGCGGGCGGCATGGAGTCCATGAGCAACGCGCCGCACCTGCTGCCTGGTGCCCGCAAGGGCTACCGCCTGGGGCACGCGCAGGTGCTGGATGCGAACACGCACGACGGCCTGTGGTGCTCCATCAACGACGAGGGCATGGGCCTGACGGGTGAGCGCGTGGCCGAGAAGTACGAGATCGGGCGCGAGGCGCAGGACGCCTATGCGACGGGCAGCCACCAGAAGGCGATCGCCGCGACCGAGGCCGGACGGTTCCGCGACGAGATCGCCCCCGTGACCGTCAAGGGCCGCAAGGGCGACGTGGTCGTGGACACCGACGAGGGGCCACGCGCCGACACCAGCCCGGAGACGCTGGGCCGCCTCAAGCCCGCCTTCAAGAAGGACGGCACCGTCACGGCGGGCAACGCCCCCGGCCTGAACGACGGCGCCTCCAGCCTGCTGATCATGTCCGAGGAAGCGGCGCAGGCGCACGGGCTGACGCCGATGGCTGAGATCACCTCCTACGCGACGGGCGGCCTCGCCCCCGAGTGGGTGATGATGACGCCCGTGCCCGCCACGAAGAAGCTGCTGGAAAAGAGCGGCCTGACCGTGGGCGACGTGGACCTGTGGGAGCTGAACGAGGCTTTTTCCGTCCAGAGCCTCGCCGTACAGCGTGAACTGGGGCTGGACCCCGAGCGGGTGAACGTGAATGGCGGCGCGGTCGCACTGGGCCACCCCATCGGCGCGAGCGGCGCCCGCATCCTCGTCACGCTGCTGCACGCGCTGCGGCAACAGGACAAGGAGACGGGCGTGGCGACCCTGTGCATGGGGGGCGGCAACGGCCTCGCGCTGTCCGTCAAGCGGCTCTCGTAAGCTGACGCCCATGACGCCAGGCAGCACACCGACCCTGTGGGTGATTCAGAGCCGTTACCTCAAGAGCGGAGACGACCTCGCCGCCGTCACGCCCCGGCACCGGGAGTGGCTGGACCAGCACTACCGCTCGGGCCTCTTCCTGACCTCGGGCCGCAAGGTGGACGGCACGGGCGGCGTACTTATCGCGCAGGCGGAGAGCCAGGAGCAGTTGGAGGAAGTCTTCAAAGACGATCCCTTCGTGCTGGAGGGGTGCTCGGAGTACACGTACACGCCGTTTACGCCGGTCAAGCGGGGGCGGGCGGTGATGCTGGACAGCGTGCCGCTGGTGGAATGAGCGAAGGGCGAAAACGGCAGAGAGCCGCGATGGGTCAACCCGACTTCAAGTTGGGGCCGTTGCGTCTGTGGGTCCATCGGTACCAATTTCCCGAAGCAACCGACTACTGGGACGCGAACTGGCTTGTCGTGACGGCAGAAGTGAATGTGCCGGGTCAGTCTTGGGTGCACGTGAATGGGCCATTTCTCAGGACTGTTGAACTTCTCGGCTTTTGCAACGAGTTGGAGACTCTTCATCACGTACTCGAGGGAGAGGCCAACCTTCACCCCATTGAGCCGGAGTTGTGTATCAGCTTAAGAGGTAACCAACTCGGGCACATCTCAGGCGAAATTGGAATAACACCCGACAACATGACTCAGGAACACCTCTTCTTTTTTGAGATCGACCAGTCGCATCTACTTGAGGCCATTGCAGGGCTCAAAGCTATTCTCGACCGCTTCCCGGTGAAGGATGCGGACAATGTGGGAGAACCATCATGAATTTCGGAGTCATCGGAGCAGGACAGATGGGCGGCGGCATCGCGCAGGTCGCCGCGCAGAGTGGATTCAGCGTGGTCGTGCAGGACGTGAAGCAGGAGTTTCTGGACCGGGGCCGGGCTGTCATTGAAAAGAGCCTCGCCAAGCTGCACGAGAAGGGGCGGCTGACGGGCACGCCGGAAGAGGTGCTGGGCCGCATCAAATTCACGACCGAACTGAGCGACTTCGCCGACTGTGACCTCGTGGTGGAAGCCATCGTGGAGAACGAGCCGATCAAGGCGCAACTCTTCCGGCAACTGGGCGAGATCGTGAAGCCGGGCGGCATCCTGGCGAGCAACACCTCCTCCATCCCCATCACCAGCCTCGCCACGGCGAGCGGGCGGCCCGAGCGGTTTATCGGGATGCACTTCATGAACCCGGTTCCACTGATGGCGCTGGTGGAGGTCATTCGTGGCTACTCCACCAGCGACGAGACGGCGCAGAAGGTCACGGAAGCGGCGCGGGCGATGGGCAAGACGCCCGTGGAGTGCAACGACTTCCCCGGCTTCGTGTCCAACCGCATCCTGATGCCCATGCTGAACGAGGCCATCCAGTGCGTGATGGAAGGCGTGGCCGAGCCGGAAGCCATCGACCAGATCATGAAGCTGGGCATGAACCACCCGATGGGGCCGCTGACGCTGGCGGACTTTATCGGCCTCGACACCTGCCTCGCCATCATGGAGGTGCTGCACCAGGGGCTGGGGGACGACAAGTACCGCCCCTCGCCGCTGCTGCGGAAGATGGTGCAGGCCGGGCTGCTGGGGCG
Coding sequences within it:
- the ffh gene encoding signal recognition particle protein, with translation MFEALGNKLQDILDRVGRESKLTEKQVKEAMREIRMALLEADVNFTVAKDFVARVTEKAVGQEVQGSLTGGQTVVKLVHDELIQTLGGETHQPTLKNEGNVWFMVGLQGAGKTTSTGKLAAFYKGKGRRVLLVAADTQRPAARDQLEVLANQVGVPVLKVADGETPQETKRRLDEYLKTDFRDLVIVDTAGRLQIDEALMDQLANLQTELRPTETLLVVDAMTGQEALNVARVFDERVHLSGLIITKMDGDARGGAALSARSVTGKPIYFAGVSEKISGLEPFYPDRVAGRILGMGDVLGLIERAQQADLKAMEVKKPGDFDLEDLLLQLRQIRKMGPLGDLLKLIPGMSRALPEGFNVDEKQIQRIDAMISSMTVKERRNPKIIDGRRRKRIAAGSGSTVQDINRLLKMHEQMKEMMKVLQRLSGPGGMGKGMKPPRMPPMPPGMKR
- a CDS encoding nucleoside triphosphate pyrophosphohydrolase, translating into MNDSVDRAAIGKLVRDRIPERFPASRYRVLDEAEFGAALRAKLTEEVGEYLADGTPEELADVLEVLHALAARHGLTPGDLERLRVQKAAERGAFVGRVWLELPGSEPNAR
- a CDS encoding acetyl-CoA C-acetyltransferase gives rise to the protein MTKAVIVSASRTPTGKFLGALQDVTAVELGAITLRETLRRSGIPAELVEEVIMGQVVQAGSGQNPARQAGLKAGLSHEVGALTVNKVCGSGLKAVILAAQAIRAGDQTVMLAGGMESMSNAPHLLPGARKGYRLGHAQVLDANTHDGLWCSINDEGMGLTGERVAEKYEIGREAQDAYATGSHQKAIAATEAGRFRDEIAPVTVKGRKGDVVVDTDEGPRADTSPETLGRLKPAFKKDGTVTAGNAPGLNDGASSLLIMSEEAAQAHGLTPMAEITSYATGGLAPEWVMMTPVPATKKLLEKSGLTVGDVDLWELNEAFSVQSLAVQRELGLDPERVNVNGGAVALGHPIGASGARILVTLLHALRQQDKETGVATLCMGGGNGLALSVKRLS
- a CDS encoding YciI family protein, which gives rise to MTPGSTPTLWVIQSRYLKSGDDLAAVTPRHREWLDQHYRSGLFLTSGRKVDGTGGVLIAQAESQEQLEEVFKDDPFVLEGCSEYTYTPFTPVKRGRAVMLDSVPLVE
- a CDS encoding 3-hydroxyacyl-CoA dehydrogenase family protein codes for the protein MNFGVIGAGQMGGGIAQVAAQSGFSVVVQDVKQEFLDRGRAVIEKSLAKLHEKGRLTGTPEEVLGRIKFTTELSDFADCDLVVEAIVENEPIKAQLFRQLGEIVKPGGILASNTSSIPITSLATASGRPERFIGMHFMNPVPLMALVEVIRGYSTSDETAQKVTEAARAMGKTPVECNDFPGFVSNRILMPMLNEAIQCVMEGVAEPEAIDQIMKLGMNHPMGPLTLADFIGLDTCLAIMEVLHQGLGDDKYRPSPLLRKMVQAGLLGRKSGRGFYSY